The Aythya fuligula isolate bAytFul2 chromosome 1, bAytFul2.pri, whole genome shotgun sequence nucleotide sequence accacagccctgcagaccatGGAGGGGTTCCTACATGTTGGCTGGTGTTGTGATGGCTCAGATTCATTTCCTTTCGAATACAGGACATGGATGTAGGAGCGGGCACTTGTCATCAGATCTTGTTTAGTCTTCCCTCCTTCTTTATCTGCTCTGCTACCTTCTTCCAGCTTGAAAGCTTCTTTCTTGAACTCCGATAAGCAGCTTTTTGGGTGGCCCAGGGGAGGtctcaggaaaaaatgctgtgaagcTGTAGGTTTACAGAACCACGTCCTACTGTGGAAGAACACTTGCTGGTACTTGCATTTTGCACTATCACATTTtatacagtttttatttctaaaacaaaacaaaataaaacaaaaacaaaaacaaacaaacaaacaaaaaacaaacaaacaaacaaaaaaaccaccaagcTGACTCCTGCCTCATTCATGAAAATATGGTGTTCAGTCAACACAAAGCCAGCTAATAGCCTGGTTCCGTGTGGTTCTCATTTCATCTTGAGGTTTTATCTTTCTCTGGTTTGCCAGTTCTTTCACCTACTTCACAGTTCTCCTATCAATTTCCAGCTTCTATAGTTCATCTAATAATTTCCATTTAGCATGGAGCAAGTAATTAAATTCCAAATAAACCATGTGGACCCCAtttattacatttgtttttggCCAAACTGTTTCTCATTACGTTCTTTATTCTTGCTTCTGATTTCTGCAGGTGATCTGGAGTACTTGGAAGACTTCCCTGCAACCTGATCAAGAGAAGGTTTTGCCAAAAGAGACGAAGAAACtccataaagatttttttttgcaattataGAGCACATATAGCACTAgcaaacacagaataaataatgtGTTAGAGGTCACAGCCCTAGCGAGTAAGTCCTAATTTGTATTCTATGGTTGCACTTCTTTTTCCTAACTtgttaacaatttttttttctctacatctGTGGACTTCAATTGTTTTAAGAAATCATGTTAAATCCTCATGAGTATCCCCGCTTTCAGTTAACATTATTGCACATATTTTGCATATACTTTGCAATTCCAGATTATATTTTTGCATAATCAAAAATGTAAGAAGTTTTCATATCCACCTGTGAATTTTCTCTCTTGATGAAAACATTAGCAATTTGAAAGCATGGAGTATAACCACGCAAGacatctattttatttcattcttttaggCCTCTAAATTACTTTCTCTTAGACCTCCGGATTTCTGGaattgcttttttgttctcaTTACATGGCAACAACTGTAATGAACAGAGCAGTAAAGCTGTTGCCTAACACTGTAGCTATAGCGAAATCGTTAAGTGATAGAATATGTGTCTTAAATATCCATTAAATATGTTTGTGCCCTACAATAATGCATttcaaagtacatttttcttaGGTATTCaatctttaaataaagaacTTAAAAGTTTTCAATACAGATTCATCTTTAATGTTTGTGTTGCAGGGTAGCATTGTAAATTAAGGAAACATCTGTGAAACTGCTTTCAGTTTCATAAGGCGTTTACCATGTCCAGTAGAACACTAAAACGATAATGAAGATATATTTACGGCGCTGTGAATGAACTAAATTGGGGCAGCATCTGCAAATCTTGATCCTGCAGAGGCTCCAGAGCCTGAACTGGGATTGAGGATTGACCAGGTACAGTGTGTCTGCAACCCATGGAcatgcagcacccagcacatccttgctttttctcttctgttctcctCCGTGAATGAGAAGTCCTTTGAACAGCAAgtccctcctttcccttcccaccacTGGAAAATGACTGTGGGGCTTGTCAACCCTCTTTCCTACCTGAAGGCTGTGTAGGTGTATGTACAAAATCAGTGGATATGGGAGCTGGGACCCAGCAGGACCagtcacagaatcccagaatcatctaggttggaagagacctccaagatcccagagtccagcctctgacctaacgctaacagtccccactaaaccatatccctaagctctacatctaaacgtcttttaaagacttccagggatggtgactccaccacttccctgggcagcctgttccaatgcctcacaaccctttcggtaaagaagttcttcctaacatccaacctaaacctcccgtggcgcaactttagcccattccccctcgtcctgtcaccaggcacgtgggagaacaggccaacccccacctcactacagcctcctttaaggtacctgtagagagcaataaggtcacccctgagcctcctcttctccaggctgaacaaccccagctccttcagccgctccttgtaagccttgttctccagacccctcaccagtcATGGGGCTGCTCCCTATCCAGCTTCTGTGTCCACACTTTGTACAAGTTTTCAGTCACAACCATCCCCAGCCTCTCCACAATTCCATGTACAGCCAGCGTCTAGCTCGCCATCAGCTCGTGCTTCCTCTTTCTCATCAACATACACGGAAATGGCCCAGtctattttctcctctgcagtCCCTCTCCCAGTCTCTGTCCTCCTAATTCTGATGTATTCGCATATTCCTAACCCAGCCTTGTTGCATTCATGATCATGTTTATAAATAATCAGGTTACATAAAGatcattttctatttgttcttctctgtcttcttttctttgcagcaaaGCCAATGAGGAATGTCTTTGGCAACAGCACGCTGGAGCGTGCAGTTAATTCATGTCAGAGGCAGTATGATTTCCTAGTGCAAATGCCCTAGAGCCTGGTTGTTCACATATTTCTAGATACTGATGGTTTTTGGCAGCTgtcaaaaacacacaaaaaactgCAGCGGGTAACGCTGTAAGTACTGCTCAGATTTTGGTGCTCATTCTCCAGCTCGCTGTTAAGAAACGATGTGAGGTGGAATTTCAAATCGGGTACGTTTAGTAGAAGTGTCTCTTTTGCTGTGGTAAACAGAGATAGAAAGCGATACAAAACAGAGGCCTGGATGCAGATCAGCAGCAACAGACCAGGTGCCTCATGCTGTGGATAATCAGAACCCTCTGTTTCACCAGCTGAATCTTCCTaacattattttctctccatGTTCACAAGAGCTGGCAACtgagatccttttttttttttttttttttttttttttaaatcctacaGATTTTATTCAAATACTCATGTTTGGCttcagaatatataaatatttatgaagatgaaacaacaacaacaaaaaagagcttctcatttctgcatctttcttgTCTCCTCCCTGCACATACAGGAGGCAAATACAGCTCCTGCCTGGACCTTAAGTCAGTACACCATTTTCATAGCAGCATTAAAAACCCCTCTCAGAGTAGTCCTTGCCCTTTCAGAGAGCATTTCATCTTTCTCATCAAAGCTGCTCCCTGGAAGCCTGCTGGTATTAGGCAGAGATCCCTGCCTTGACGATTGCTATCTGAGATCTTCTGTGAGCGTGTCAGCTTAGATCAAAAGACTGCGATGTTTATATATGCAGCAGCAGCGACCTTCTGGTAGTATTTATGGACATAGTTGTCAATGAGATTTGCAAATGGCACGAGGTGTGGCCCAATGAAGTGTAAGTCATGAAATACagctggaaaatatatatatatatttagttatgCAGCAGTAAAGAGGCTTGGGAGTGAGTTAAACTGTTAAAAGATGAACAAGCTCTTGGTAAGAAGCTGGTATTTGTGGTCTTCAAGAAGCTAATGAACTTGGCAAACCCCAAATGGTTGCAGAGGAGATAGAGTGCATTCTTTTAGGTCACTTGGTAAGGTAATGCTACCAGGTAAGGCTCAGAAGGTTTCCCGTTTGTTTCACAGATTCTTTCTGTCAAAGGAAACAGAGTTAAATAATTATCACTCAAGAACTGTTAAGTTCCTCCTCTCATCATTTAAGACTCAAACCACCAACCTGCAACTCATATTCCCATCTGATTTTTAACATTCTGTGTTACATGAGGTTGGGGCAGAGGGGGTGCTaaatgagtttttttgttttgttctgttttgctttccttttaaagtgttatttttgGTGTGGTGGTGGcggtttgtttttatttggtggtggtggtgagttgtggtgtgattttttttttttttattcaccaTAAATTTGCACACAGTGGGTGGTTTTTGTCATGTGTACAACACACACCCTTTGCTTGGGCCATTCATTAAAAAGCCAGCAGAGAAACTGCGCATGGTTCGAAGAGGAATGTTGGCTTAGAGCACCTAGCGTGGTAAGCCACAGACCTCCAAAGACTGGAAACAACTCAGagccatttgtttttaaatacaaataagcaGCAGAACGTGTTTAAAAAATTGAACGCGGAGTTGTCAGAATGATGTTTTGGAATCGAATCAGTTTCTCTTTCGAACTGCTACAGGCGCGAACGCAGATTTTTTTACTGAATATTTACATCCCGCATCAGCTTCCCTTAACACAATAGTTCGTGGCAGAACCGAGCCTAACAGGCAAGGAGATTTCCATGCCCCAAAATGTCGATGACCTGGGAACCCAGTAAGAAACAGGCCGGCGATTCAGCGAGGCTGTCAAGCTGGTGGAGATCTTTATTAAACAGAGCACGTTGTActttaaaagcaagaaagcagaTGGCACCCAAGTCAGCTGTGGCGTACCCAGCCGCAATTCCCATTTCTCAGGGAAGCTGGATCCACTTTCAGCGAAGCTGAATTTGCAACACAAAGTCGCTATTGTGGAAATAAAGCTCTCACGCCACGCTGACTCTGCACAAAGCCAGGCTGCGAGCCTGCGTTTATTTTGTGTCATCGCGGGGGGCGTAGGAAAATGAGCAAGCACCGAGCAGGTGGCAGCTCCTCCCGCCCGGCCTCCCCAGGGAATACGGATGTTCTGGACGCTCTCTCCATGTGGAGACGTAAACCAAAGGCCGGCCTCCCTGCACCCACCTTTTCAAGGTGCTATATTGACCGGAAAGCACAAATAACTCCATAAAGCAGGATGGAGGCATCCTGGTTAGAGAGGGATCGACAGCTTTGCTTGGAAGACGCGGATGTTTAAACCCTGGCAGATTTTACTGAGTCAGGGTTTGAAACCCGATCTTTGGTAACTAAAAGAGATGGGAAACATGAAACCCCAAGTGGAAAATTACCGctaaataaactgtatttagTTAACCGCCTACAATGCTACCAAGAGATACTTACTCAAGGCACTCACGGGAAGGAGAGAGAGTTGCCTGAAAGCCACTGTTGGCCAAAAATAGCAAGTTCAAGTTTCGGAGGATGtgcaaaatttcttcttttccttgtctTACATGTTCCTCTCACAAGTGAGATCCCTCCTCGagcctgcagggctctgccctcTTCCCCTGGGTACCCCATTAGGCTGGAAATGGTTGGTTTTATGCTGACCCTGATCTGGTGTAGATTTCAGCCCAGTCTGACTCCACGGCAGAACTGTCCTGGTTAAGGCTCTTTCTTCCCAGCCAGGAAGCCAAACCAAAATGCAAACCAAATTCTCTGCAGCCAGGATAAACTTGGTAAACAAGATAAACTTTAGCTGGAGATAAAACCAGATAATTCTCCAACAGCTGTTTTTACTTCAGCTTTGAAGTAATTTTAGCTGGCACCTCACTTATGTagtttgatatttaaaaatctttctcaactgtatttttatcttcttctgaagaataccaagcagcagagcatcctacttaattttttttagaatactagataaaaaaatgcagaaggtcAATGCTCAAAATCACAGTCAAAATCTTGTTgcttttattctatttaatGCTTAATAGCTgggaaaatacaataaataattcttcagtTTAGAACAACTAGATGATATGCTTAATAACAAAATGTTCAAAGAGGATGTCAAAACAAGTTAATATCTTACTATTTAACTTAATTGACAAAGCAGGTCCCAGTTTCAGACAACTGAGAAATTTTCAGCCTTAAAAGACAAATGAACGTGTTTTGCCCTTCCCTAGACATGCGGCTGTCATTGAAACCAATGGAAGCactatgtgtgtgcatatatatatgtgtgtgtgtgtgtatatatatatatgcttgcATCAGGGGGCAGAATTTGACCATTCTTACAAAATGGCAGTTTGCAGTTGTCGCTCGGGTGTTTATTAATAAATAGGACTTCAGAGCTTTCACACAGCCTGCGTTTTCCAAATCCTGCAACTGCAACTTATATGAAACGTTAGCATATAAAAAGTCATCATTGTAcaaccacttttttttaaaagtcagtgtcaaaaacatgaaaaacagctAATTTAATAAAACCAGGCATTCGTTTAAGTGCTGAGGTTtgtgttagctttttttttctgctttaagcACAAGATCTGTTAAAACGCAAAAGGCAGAAGTGGCTCAGAAAATGACAAACGCTCCAACAACGTACTTGCAGCTTTAACAACACTTATCTGACGCTAGGGTTAATTGAAAAACGACGTAAACACAATGAGGTACAGATACCAAGGGACATTCCTCACAGCTGTGCAAACCGTGGGCCTCATCCTGCAAACCCCACCGGCTCCAGAGCTTTGGTTCCCTGTGGCAGCGGCCGCCGCTGCCGTCTGCAGGAGGGGGCCCTGTGCCCGCCGTGCCATGCACCGAACACGTTGGGAAGTGCCTCGGATTTCAGACTGACACAAATCCACGTTTCATTTCTTCAGACTGTAAACGGTGAGATAGCCTCTGAAAAGTTTCGTATAAAGGCGCCTGTAAAACTCTTAGAGGTTTTATATTTCAAGGTAAATCCAACATAACAtcaaactgcttttaaattagGCAAATGGTGCTTGCTCGGCTTTTTGTGAAAGAGCAACCACATTCCTTTGCTGTGAGATGTTTTATACATCTTCAGTCactctttcctttatttctcagGAAGTATGGGAGAGCTATGATAATTTTATTGGCGTTGGAGATCTGGAACAGCCCTATGGATTTTTGTGGCAACATTAAATCTTTAAGTTCATCCTTTTTCACGAGTCTTTCCTCCggtttgttttattctgcttcCTCACTCTTCTCAGAACCACCTCCAGCTGAATTATCTGCCTCATACTTTTTGTCGAGAGCATCTTCAAAAGATTTCCCACTGCAGTCATAGGTCTTACTTGTAGGTCCCGTATGTGTTCGAATGCGAGCTCCTGGCTGGTAGAGCTGCATGGCTGGACGATCCTAGAAGGAAGCAGATACGGTTAACTCTCTGAAAAACGATGTGGGATACACACGTGGGATTTTAAAGTGATTAATATTTGTGAAGAAAGTAGATTTTGTGTTAAATTACTTTACGTATCATAAGAcctgggaaaaaatgaagtgtaatGAAAATCAACCAAGTATTTAATATCTGTCTTGCTTACAACACTATTCTTggaaacaaagtattttgaataaatgaagaaaactctAAAATTTAAAGACCTTGGGGTACAACTGATGTAAACATGGAGACACACTGCAGACAATTATCAGACACAGTGTTACACATTTGGATTGTTATTGCTCTGCTTCATCATGCCTCCCATACCGAGTAGGGGAGCAGGGGAATTCACCCACTGATAATAATAACcaaattatgattttaaaacacGCAGACTCGATCAGACACATGCTGATTTGATCGATGTAAAACGGAAGGAGACAATTTACAAGGAAAAGACACCTTGAACTTGCTTCCACAGGTCTTGAGGGCACTTTTTGTTCCTGAAATCTCAATAATGAAATGTATTATTGAAACTCAGCTTAACAAGTCTTTTCCTAGGAACAGTGTTTTACTCTCACAAATACCAGTTGTTAACATTACAGGGCAACCCATTCACCAAAACCAGAGCTTTTTGATCAAATTCTCGTGTTAAGTtcagcaaacaaaattaaacagccTACTTTATGATAGTTGCAGAGTGCTGAAATTGTTCTACATCAAACTGTATCAATTTCCATCTCTCTTTGTAACTTGAAGTCAGTCTGATCTTTTATTCTctcactttgtttttgtttgtttgttttttcttattactgctatgtattttccctttgtgtGTCTTTTTCATTCCACTTTATTCTCCATCTCGTTAGACCAGATATCAAGATTCACGATCAGGCCATACAACCAGATCATTTGAGCTAGTGCTTCATAGTGTCATAGGAAATGCATAACGTGCATCTTTCTACATGACAAACAGCTCATCAATTTCCTATTTTCTCATTCTTACAAAATCAAGAAAGATGCTTGGTCTGTATAAAACTTGTGCTGATTATATTAACTCTGTAGGTAAGCGGGAAAACTCAGCTTCTGTTGTGACAAATGctctaagaaaaagaaaaaaaaaagtaacaaaactgcaaataattttacCATTATTGCTTAGTTTGGGTAGGGAACAAACCTAGAATTTGAAGTGTGGACTAATCCAGAGACTCAGCAAGCTACCAGAAGTGTGATGAGAGGAATTAAAAACCAGGAGTCTTCTTAAGGCTTGGCAAAaggcccccagcacccaccatGGCTGCTGATATTTCACCAGACTCCAAGTTTAGCACAGcaaacatgaggaaaaacacttttcccaTATTCCTGTTTCTGAACCAGCCAGTTTTCTGACTGCTCTAAGCTTGAGCTGTCGGTGTACGTGGAAAGTGGTTCTCATGCACATGGAGATAAACCTCGTGCATGCTGCCCAGCTGAGCTCTGCATAAGCAAAGAGCCGGGCACATCAGGCTTCTGGGGTTTGCACCAAGTGACCTCCATGGCACACACAGCGAGGCCACCTGGACTGGCTCTGGGTACACTCGTATGGACTCACTCCACACATGACCAATTTGCCAGCTCTAGCCTCTGCCACTGATCAGGAATTTGGTTTGAAAGGTTTCACATGCTGAATACATTTCTACACAAAACAGTGTTTCTGTCATCTTTTGCAGGAAATCAGAGAAGAACAGAGAAGGAATGAGGCTGACAGGGATAACCACCTCCTGAAAAGACTTCGGCACATCCATGAAATCAGAGGGTCTGAGAAAAATAACGCCCATGTTTCTGGGAGGCAAGAAGGGAGAGATCTAATGTACGCCCTGCTACGGGCACCATTTTTGCACCCGTTCTTTCCCTGGCATTGACCGTGAGTATCATTTGTGGTAAGCAAACACCAGCCTTTTCTAACTGGCAGGTATACAAAACACTGAAGGGTTCACACACTCACACCTTCTCAATGCAGTGGCTTCAGAATTAGCTTTTTATTAAAGCCCATACAGTTCCCCTATTAGGCATGTCCTGGCCATCCcatgatttaattattttatgggCTGGgtaatgaaaacatatttttaaaaggctagCGTGCCACAGATTTTGAATTTCATTGCAGACCAGATGTATCTCATTTTTTAACACACTCATAAAATACAAAGCTTCCAAGAATAGCGTTCTAAAAATGCCAGGGTTGAAAGGAAGACAGAGAGTATGCTATATATTGTACACACAAATGAGCAGAGACCAGTGACCTTAACTTATTTTAGCTGCTGTTGTCCTCTGCCAGTAATAAAAAGAAGTCAGGgttttactgaaaatgaaataaagaactgctttttctcaagaaaagcatctttatGTTGAGTTTGCCAAAGTAAAACCTGTGACCTTGAAGCAAATTTAACTAATGAAAGATTATcctaaatgaataaaagaacCTTATTTCTTATGCGCTCCTTTTTGGATGCCATGTCATCACACTTGTCCTCTTTACCCAGTTTGTCTACTGCCTCCACAGTGAAGCTGTAGGTGTGgttccctttctttcctctgtcttGGCTGTATCCTTTCCCCCATTTCAGCTCTTCTTCATTCCTTCTCACAAACTTGTCAAACTCATAGTGAGCTCTATGCTTTCTGCCATCCTCCAATCGATACCTTTGTCTTTCAGGTTCTTTTTCTCGAAATCTTCTCTCCAAATCTCTTTGCTCTTTGTCACTATCATTTTGTGACCTACGAATatgcatgaaaagaaagaaaatccaagcAATTAACAGTAACAAAAAGCAGTTGAAGGACATGACACAAAGTTTTCCTTGGCCTTCAACCTTCTTTAGATGAGCTGTATGGTAaggatcttatttttttttatgtccagCTCTTGACTATGCATTCAGTCCAAAATGTTAAAGCTTTCCAAGCAAAATCTGGCTCTTGTGTAACTACTGTGGGAGGACTCTTCTTCAACCTTTACCCCTCTTTGCAACTCCCTGAGTAGCTCCCCAACAGTCCTCACACAATCACATGCTGCGTGCTCAGGGCCTGTGGGCTGCTCTTGAGAAGACTCACGCTGTGAATACTTGTGTTCTAGGCTTTTGTTTATGGTGTCTCCAAATAATTGACTCTATCTTTCAATATTTTAGTTAGGTCCAAGAGCACTGCCTTATCACaacataatatttaatttacacTATGAGTTTATATTATAAAGACTGTTAGTTTGCAATGTTTTGCTGCTGGATACAATCCACACCTCTCTTTTTTACTTCAGTGTTCCTGTTCAGCAAGCGTGTGCTTCTCTCATAAGGTAAAACTACAAATATTGAAGAAAGATCACAGAATAGATTAAATCTTAAAAGCAGCAAATACAGGtagtttctttttatatattacatatatccGATACTTAAAATTGAAAGAGGAAAGTTGATTTTGACAGTGTGCTCACATTCCGTGAATCAGCAGAGAGAATTAGAGAGGCTGGAGACTTTCCAATGATGTAGTGATCAAGCAGTGAGACGTGTTTCTGATTCAGGTTGGTTTAATATGAATAAATGTTTATCTTtttacaccattttttttcttttggataaTGTAACTATGAAAACTCTCATGAACTCTAGATGCTACCTTCAAGGCCTAGAGGCTCTGGAGAACGGCCTTCCCAAAAGGCAGGAAGACACATCCAGCCTCACTGCTGTAGCACTGCCTGGTACCTGTCTAGCTCCTCCGTGACTGGGGGTGATGAGGAACACACCGGTGGTTGATAGGTGAGAGGGAAACAAACCCCAGCTCCAGAGGGGGTTGAAGTCGCTTTCTAAAATTCAGCCCTGGGGAATGGGCAGGCAAGAGTGGGAGTGGTGGGCTGTGGGAATGAGGCTACAGCAGCGACAGAACTACGCTACGCCTCTTGTTCTGACTACTGCATGTGGAATACAAAAGGCAGTGAGAGACTGACAGCCTTCTGCATGCATCTGTCATAAGGCTGTCATTCACACCCTAACTATGCTGCCGTTGTCCCATTTATCAAACACATTTTGCTTATTGCAGCAGAAACGAAGCCGGTATGATGAATTGTAGGGCACTGAAGGTAATTTAGTCTTCAATATCAGTAATAGAAATTGGGCCTTACCTGAGCTCTTGGTGGGGAAACAGATGAAATAACAAAGAAACTCTCAACGATCTTTCACGCAGAAATCCTTCCAACCTGGGATTTCAATGCACTTCACAAACAATAAATCGCATCCACTAATACTGCCATCAGGTCAGTCAGTTGTTATCAAACACTCCTTACAAAAAGGACAGTTCATGTGCAAAATGAAATCAGCTCCTTGCTGACAAACACACAGCCAAACACTTGCATCATGTTTAAGCCTTCATATCAAAGCATTTAGGATATACCCTGGAGACCAAAAGATAAGTATTACTTACTTTTCCTTAAGTTCTTTTAGTGAGCCCTCAGATGATTTGGATTTTATACTCCCAGACCCAGGGGACTTctcccatttgttttcttcaatgtcagcatcttcatctttttctttgtgcttttcacTGGCCTGCTCATCTCCCTTTTCCGGCTTCTTAAGAAGCtaagaaatatttgtgtatattaTGATGTAAACTCCTCTGTCGTAATGGATATTTTAACAATGTATTAAATATATCAATGACCTATTAAGACTGAAGatatttaaatcttatttaatAATGTTATGAATATACGTTGCAAAGTATAAaacttaaaatgtcattttaagaGGGCTTTTGCTAAGGAATGGAGGTCATTAACAGGCGCTCAACAGCATGCTTTTAAATATGCCAAGAGTACTGGAGAAAGCACTTACctgttcttctttctttagCTTTATATATAGTCTATGATTTCTTAGAAATCAAGTAACAACAGAGCTCAGCGTTATtgccaacaaaataaaaggagaatcTCTACAATACCACAAAAAGAGCAGGATTAATAGCTCACTCCTTGAAGTATTGCATATAAAATGTGTAACATATGAATTACTTGGGACAGGCTGGCATACAGAAATAGGTGCTTCATATAAATACACCTTAACAGAAATagagactgaggaaaaaatatgatgttAGCAGGAAAGAtcatattacattttaattttggagATCAAGATTTCCAAGAATTCTGTTACTTTCACAAGAAATAATCCGCACAGGGCTTGAGCAGTGTCTGGCATTACAGAAGTAATCTTTATAGAGGGATCAACTGTCTGAAACTACTCTTCTAACACTTCATAAGTAGAACATCTcaccattctttttttccaccagtTGTTCTTAAAAAGCACGTTATTCTTCTCCAATACTTAAAACTTCTATGTTTCTCTCAggtagtattttctttttctttcagggaaAATTATAGTATATTTTAGATATTATAGTATTTATACACCATGTAGGTGTACTGTATAATTATAacactattaaaatatataattatatataaactataacaaaacatttaataatttgGTGAAagcatattattaaaataaatcagttttgagtataaacacaaaacaccttCAGCAGATATGGCTAGAAGAAGATTTACCTGACAAAGTGTTAGAAGCCATATTTGCAATAATCTTCCCAGGTGATAGCACAGAACAATTTGGTTCTGTCAGGTTACATCAGCACAGAATTTGGCAGTGTTATTAAAAGGCATCTGAGTTACCTGTTGTTGCAACTGCACTAGCACAGCACGGTACCTGAGGTAATTAGTCAGACTTTTCAACAACAGTACTTAGTCTAGACCTTACTTTAATTCTCCTTTCAGCAAAAACTGTATCGACCCAATGTGCTGCAGCACACTGTATAAATAGTATTAGTGTGAAACCAAAGCAACTTCTAAATAACTTCAtcagaggaatattttttcattaagatACCTtgattcttatttctttttcggaaattttcttttgcttctctgcttctttccttttacgtctttcctcttccctgcgcttccttttctcctcctcccgcAGACGTTTCTTCTCCAGTTCTCTCCGCCTTCGTTCCTCTC carries:
- the UPF3A gene encoding regulator of nonsense transcripts 3A — encoded protein: MIILSFALLIPGLEYPAVVEFAPFQKISKKKLKKKDAKAGSIEDDPEYRKFLESYCADEEKICANPETLLGEIEAKTRELIARRTTPLLEYIKNRKLEKQRIREEKREERRRRELEKKRLREEEKRKRREEERRKRKEAEKQKKISEKEIRIKLLKKPEKGDEQASEKHKEKDEDADIEENKWEKSPGSGSIKSKSSEGSLKELKEKSQNDSDKEQRDLERRFREKEPERQRYRLEDGRKHRAHYEFDKFVRRNEEELKWGKGYSQDRGKKGNHTYSFTVEAVDKLGKEDKCDDMASKKERIRNKDRPAMQLYQPGARIRTHTGPTSKTYDCSGKSFEDALDKKYEADNSAGGGSEKSEEAE